Below is a genomic region from Miscanthus floridulus cultivar M001 chromosome 1, ASM1932011v1, whole genome shotgun sequence.
GTCCCTTCACCACAAGACATAGAAAGCATACGAGACACCGGCCTCTCCAAGTCTCCAAGCAATGGGCAGCCGCTAGCGCTCGCGTGGCTCCACTCATTGCAGCACGGCACGGCAGCACACCACGGCACCCGCGTTGGCCGTTGGCCGTTGGCCGTTGGTGGCCTGCCCCTGCGGGCAGCAGCGGCCTTGGCAAATGGCAACGTAAAGCTCTCCACGGTCCAAGGGTCGGAGGGCGAGGGACCGGGCGGTCAAAAGAGGCTATCGATCCCCCGGGCCCCCGGCCCAAACATTCCTCCGTCATGTCTCTGCATGCGGCAGCGGGGATACGATGGCAGTGGCAGGCCATCTCAAAAGCCggaaaaagaaagagcaaggGCCAACAAGGCCAAGCCAGCGCGTCGGCTGGCGATCCTACGACGAGCCACTGGCCTTTGCCTTCCTGTCCGGCTAGCTGCGCCTCCTCAGTCCTCACTCCTCACCATCCACCCAGAGCCAGGGGATAGCGACGCGTCCCTGTGAACACATACCTGGTTTCCGAGAGTGTTTGGACTCTCGGTCGCGGGCAGCCGGGCAGGGCAGAGCAGAGccgcggcagcagccagcagggagATAGCGACCGATCGCGTCCGGTTTGGGAACGGAGGAGAGCACCGTCGTAGGCCCGGGGCCGAATCCAGCTTTGTTTCATGCAGGAGCAGGACCGGAGACCGTACCGGAAGGGAAGGGACCTCACCTCACATGACATGTTGCCTGGTTCGCTTGACAGATAAGCCATAACTGAAAGTATCagtggctgatttgttgtgagagaaaaccactgttcgttggctaaaaaaatatggcttataTGCCAAACGAACAAGACGATGGTCTCTTTGGCTTCTGGCCTCCGGGGCCACGCGATTAACAAGCATATCCCATTCCATTCCGTTCCGTTCCAAGGGGCAAAAGGAAAAAGGCCAAAGACACAATCGAATCATCGCCGCCGCGTATGTACTGCCTGTGCACTTCCGAtcgatctcctccttgtactgaTCTCGGGGTGTAAGAGAGTGACTGTGTTCACGTCGTCCATTACTGCATGCACAGTCTACAATTTTATCCAAAGCGAGAAGCGCAAAAGTGAAAATATATTCAACATCAAGGGACCAGAACCAAATCAACGAGGGTGTGctcttgaatatatatatataacctccGATGGATATTTAATTAACCGGAGCCTCAGACAGTGTAGGCCCCTGCAGACAAGATGAATACCACTCCTGGATCGATCGCTTGCCCTTGCTGTTGCTGGCAATGCAGTACTACTGCTCTTTTGGAACTTCCCTGTCTTCCTCGGTTGTCACACTCTGCTCTGCTCTCTGCGCCTGTGTTCCATTTCATGGGCTGATCATGACTAGACCCTGGTGTTCCTGATTGTACTTTTTGAGCGAACCAACAAAGGAGCGAGAAGCCAAAGCCACTCGACAGACAGCAATGTGCCCTCGCCACACATCTGCCTCCACCACATAGCATCAATCGGCATCATTGGATCGAACTCCAAAGCTAGCAGCAGAATGTACATATATATAACATCGTCATGAGGGAGTTAGTTGCAGATAGCTAGGATCatacacaacacacacacacactcttccTTCAGCACTACGGCCTGTCAGTCAGTCGTCACTCGCCTCTGCCGCTTGCTTGCATATCTTGCTTGTTCCCAAGAACCATATCCCTTTCGTATATTCTCTCTGCATCGATCAGCCTTTGCATAGATCTCCCATTAACACCGGCCGTTGCCATCTCGTCAGCATCGACAGGGAGAGATAGCAGTTAGTTGCAGGTGATCACAACTTGCAATTTGCAAGAGAGAAAGCTTTGCAAGTGACTAGGTAGTTAGTTTATACAGTAGAAGGTAGTGTGTGATCACTGATCAGTGATCACCTGAACAGAAGCAGCAGCAACAGCTAGCATGGGCAGGGTGGCCTTGCTCATCTGTGTGGCGCTCTTGTCGGCGGCAATGGCGAACGGCACCAGGCCTGCTGCAGGGACTGTTGGCGGCGGCGCCGCTGCTCCTCCTGCTAGCCCAGTTGTCGCAACAACGCCGACTATTGCTGGTGTAGTTAGGACgccgccggcggcagcggcggcggacagcaagaggaaggtgcccaacGGACCTGATCCTATTCATAACAGGTACTGATCTCGTTTAATATAAGTAGTGCCTTATATAGTGTACTAGAACATATATAATCATTGTTGCGCCTATATATATTCTTCTAATTGCATTTAGTACTGCAAATTAAACCTCTGAACAGAGCTTGCTTGTAGTAAAGAATGCATGCGTTTTTACATGTAACAGGCCGGCTCACAGCCGCAGCCACGGCATACCGTCTTGTCGCAGCTAGCAAATCAAGTCATGACTGATCATGACAGCCATATATTGCCTCCATTTGGTTCTGACTGTCAGAACCAAATCTGACTAATACGGTCATCGTGTCTAAGAGCTTCATCTTGCAAATACATTCCAAAGGTTTGtgtttgcaagatgaacctgCTCTGGCAGTTACGTTTATCATCAGAAAACGACGTTTGGCTAGTGTACGTGGGGACCAAAGAAATGGCGTCATCACAAACATAGCAGTAGTAGTAGCCTCTGAAAAGAAGAGTTTATAatctttttcttaaaaaaaagagaGCTTATAAGCATAGAGAGATACGCCTCGATGTTTGCGCTCGCCGAGGCCAGGCAAATGTATAGGCAACTGACAGAAACAGGCAAGTGATAAATAGCATGAAAGAAACAACAAATGATTGCACAACGAGTAACTACTACAGATCGATCATGCAATGTAGCATAGTATATCTTGGCaatcacatgcatgcatgcatatggggCCCATCGAACACTGACCTCGCTCGATTATTCACCGGTGCCAATTTTTTGCCTCTCCCTGTGATGTGCATGCGCCCTAATTAACCAAACCATCATTCGCTTGATGCTTTATTTTCAGGAGAGCCAGATGGGGAGAAGCACCGTCGAAGAGAGTGTAGGGTGACGACGATGCAGGGTACTATACAGAGGCCAAAGAGCGAGCAAGCACATTGATGCGAGCTAGATGATGCGCTGATGAGCTGCTAGCTAGCCATGGTGGTGGTGCTCATGATGGTCTACGTCTCGACGACGACGATCCGAGTGAAGACACTTATATATGTATGCATGTATTAGAGGGTAAAAAAGGAGCTGGGAGACCGAGATCGCAAGACCATACGCGTACAGGATGGTACGGTGGCCGGTCTTCACTTTGGCCAAAGTGGTCGATCTGGATCATCTTCTGATATCTCTCGATGAGGTTTTTGATGTTCttctctcttttccttttcttctttggGAGGGGGGTGTTAACGGTGTTAAAAGGAGCACTAGTCCAACTCCAAGCACTCACATAGAGGGTACGAGAGTAAAGCTCACACAATGCTCGAATATTGATGAACAAAGAGTATGAATTCTTGGCACATATAAATTTAATTTTATTTAGCATGCGGTTTGGCTTTCCTTGTTCCCGATGATCGTCACTTTAAACGACTGGGTGTGTGTGTGTTGCTTTGAAAGGGCTGAAAGAGGCAACAAACCCCATCCACATGACATGACCACATCACCTCACGCATGCATGTACAAGTCGGTAGTCAGTAGTCACCAATCAAGTAAGGGACTGTAGCTAGCTGTTCATTGGGCACCTACGGAACCAGCACAAACGTTTCTGGCAGAGTTCTTGTCGATCCAAAGCGCCGGCCGCCTTGGTTCTTGGGCATAGTGGCCACTGCGCCCACTGGctccggcgtcggcgtcggcgtcggcgtcttTTGTTCGACGGCATCGGCATTGGCGTTACCTTGCTTTGGCCACTTTCGCACACAGGCAGCATCTCATGTCTTTAATCTAGCTAGTTTTGCTTTATCTTTTGCTGCCGCTACTGCTATCGAGTCACGCATTTTGAGGATTCCGTGCTGATCGCGCGCGGTCTATCCCAAGGAAAGGATATGGTCATATGGAAGCTGATGAGTGGGGGAGGAGAGGACTATACTGATCGAGAATCGAGACCACTGCGAATCGTCGGTGCACTCATCGATGGCCGGCGCCCTAGCCGGAGTGACAAACAAAGCCTGCTGCTACCTGATTTGCTACAAGGAAAACTATTACGGGTTCAGTTTCAGGCTTTCAGCTGCATGCATAGGAAATTGGGAATTAGCAGcatgtttgtttggctgtggcttatcgtaaacgatcgtaaatttccagccggaacagtatttttctcaaacataaaccagccagcagtacttcttcacgagccagcaacgatacgaaccagccaaccgaacaggctgtaggtATTTAGCCATGTCCCTTGCAGTGCTGACCCTACATTTTCGAGAATCTTACGCCTTGGGCTTTTAAGATTGTTGCTAGCAAATATGCTCGCCCATTGTAACGGAACTTACATCTTGTTGCGTGGTCACCTGAACAACGTGTGGTTTGATGATTTATGTAACTATTGCGTCATTTGTTCCAATATGTATCGGAATCAAACTTCATACCGTCACTAGACGTAGAAACAGTGTCTCTAACTCgtatgagctcaaaattttaccttaagggcctctttggcacggcttatgccggcttcggcttcatctattttgcgcaaatcgaggcactgtagcgtgaagccgttttgtaagccggggttaaaatgaactagaagccagaaaaagccagtttttctggcttcaccggctttggcttcaccggtgaagccgttttagatgagccgtgccaaagggggcttaAATCTATTCACAATATCTATTCTTTTCCTGTGCGTATTTGTACTTGATCCTAGCGGAAATATAGATGCACTGAGATTCTCAAAATGAGGGTCTGACACGGTTTTTTTATAGAAGGCTTAGTACTTTTGTGTTTTCCTTTGTGGTTTAGCTTTTTAAGAGCTTTTTAGGCAGACAAGGGCTGAAACTATAATAAAAGTTTGGTCGTGGGTAAAACTCACAAAGAGACCGAAataaaatttctttttatttatacAAAAACTAGTAGGCCTACTTTTTTTTTTAGAGGAACTAGTAGGTCTACTAGTTACGTGCCAGTGCCACTTGGAGGAATTCCGTTGGCGTTGGATGCCACCCCCGTTTATCGACGATGCAGCAGTCCAGCTAACTTTAATTTGGGCGACAAGCAGGCTTGGTTTCATATTATTGCCGAAGCTCAAACTGGGCCGCGCTAGGTGCAAGTGCAACGcaagcgcgcgcgcgcgcgcgcatatatatatatatatatatatatatatatatatatatatatatatatatatatatatagttcgcTTATGCTAAAATTTGACTTACACTGATGTTTATGTTaaaatattataaaaaaaatactgttccataaCCGAAATACGATCCGACGGGGGAAAAAGTGTGCACGCAAACGGCAACGGCTTCAGGGAACGAACACGACATGGTGACTCGTTAGATGCGCCCTGTCCATGCAGGGACAATCCCGTGCCGGGACAGGCAGGACACGCCGACGTTGCCGAACCGCGCGCAGGAACCTTGTCCGGCCGCGGACGCCAAATTGCCGATGGTCGCCGTTCTGCCGATAGATTGCCGTTGACCGTCGCCTGCTCAAACCAAGATTGGTATCCTTACAGCCGGACAACTTGATTGCTCTGGTCAGCCAGGGTTCTGTACCGCACGTATCAAGGAGGATCTTCTCTCGCTCACGAAGGAAAAAAAAGGGCATTGCTGTACTGACTGTACAATGTACCTCTGGCTCTGGCTCTGGGTCGTCGAGCACATCAATGATTATATCGGAAGACAGCAGAACCCTACAGTTTTGAAAGACCATCGTGAAAGGAGAGAGtgctgtgtgtgtatatatatagtatTACTATACGGTATCTGGGTACTAGATAACTATTCAGTACCCAGCGTTCTATAGGGCGGGCAAATAGGCCCACCCCGCCGTTCGGGCCTGAGACTCATAGGCCCGGCCCACCCACTCACGAGGTCGAGCGGCGAGTAGCTCCTAAGCTCCCCACCCACCCACGTTTTCTTTTGCGGTTTCTTTCAAGACCGTTCGCTCGGTCTTTGCTAGCACCACCCGTCCGTTCCCTCTCCCCACTGCTAGTTGCGCCGTTGCCTAGGGCTCCGTCGTGCCGTTCTCGACCGGCGGGCATCCCGCCCCGCCGCGCCGCTCCCCAGCGATATATATAGTATTTCTATACTGCCCCTCCTGGCGCCGTCTCCCTCCCCCATCCCCTCACTCTCTCAGCTCGCCGTCGCTACTGGCCGTGGCCGTGGTCTTGAAGGCCCCGGTTGAGGGTCGGCCGTCCTACTCGCATCTTGCCATCATCAGCAGCCTCCCGTGCTCGCCCGTGACTCATCGTCAGCTCCCGCCGCGAACTCCTGGAGAAAGGAGTGGCAACTCGCCTGGCGATGCTGTCGCCACCGTcagcccaccaccaccgccgctccTGCGTGTGCTCCTCCAACACTGCTGGCAGATCCAGGTGCCCCTCCTCCAGATCCCCTTCTCCAACTCCTCGTTTGCACCATCTCCTTCCCGTTCCCCTTCTTGATTCGATTTGATGATTCGAGTGCAGGATGCGTTCCCTGCGAGTGTTCGATTGTCTCGGCCCAGGTCACGGCCAGGAGCTCCTCTTCAATTGCAGCAAGGTGAGTTTGTCTCAGCTGCCAATGCTGGTTGTGTAACTGTTACCAATACCAATTGTGTTGTGTAACAGTGTATTCATTTGGAGACGCCTCTCGAGGGATGTCGCTGCGCAGCCCTGGCCTGCTACCCGGCCTCCTACACGTGAGGTAAGGCCAGCCTTCAGTCCTTGTTATTGTAATTGTGCATCGATTTGCTGACTGAGCGAGGAAGCTTGTCAATTCTAATCCATTCAAAGAGAGCTGGTGGTATCTTACCACTGTTTTGTTAGCTGAGGGAGACCAGTTCCAGTAACTAGATATTTATGTACTATTTTTTAAGGAATTGATTACTTTTATTTGTGAAGATGAGTACCTGTTCAGATATGCAAAATATTATTATTCAGAGATGATCACCGTTGATACAAATTATTTATGGTTAGGAAATCAACACGTGATGCTAGAGTGCATAGCATTTAAGTTTTTGTGGTCACACATGACAGTATTAGTGGTCAGGCCACATTGGTAGCATAtaatagagttttttttttcagttgaCCACATAATCAGCATAATTTAAGTTGCGACTACACCATCCACGATTTTTTGGCTTTCCTACCAGGTCCGCTAGCTCGATCTCCCCTTACCACCCTGCTGCTCTCTCTTTTTGCCCCAAATCTGTTGGGATGGGAAACCTCTAGTTTGGGATGACCCAGCGTGTCGAAACTGGGGTTCGCATAGGCAACATTGCGACTAGATTGGATTTATCAGAGAATGTCTTCCTCTGCGTAGGGGAAAAtgttcaaaataaaaaattccCCCATTGGTTTAGAATAGCTAGTGGCAGTTGATTTTATGATTTACTAGTTGATTGTTACAGTTCTTTATCAAAATGCGCTAGTGCTATGTCGTGCTATGTCTTTTTCAAAGCTGTGTAAATGTATTTTCACATAATATCATACAGTAATTGATTTGTTGTTTAAATTTACAGGTTTATTAGCTCTTGGATAGTTGAATCTTAGTCAATTGGTGTATGTTGAATTAATGAATTATATGAAGGCGCTGCTAGCTTGCTCTGGACGACTGCTTTTTAATAGTAGGTACCATCTTCATTCTTTAAGAGATTAAATTTGTCATATATTATCCATTTGTGTGGGATATGAATGATAATGTGATGTGCGTGtgtgattttttttataatattAGTTATGTGTTCACGTTCTGCCCCAACTAAATTTTGGTTGAGCTCTGCCCTGCTATGCATCCTCCTCAATGAAGATGACGGTGGCACGTTGCCTTGTCGTTGCCGGACGCAGTATGTGGCAGCAGGTGCTGGGTGTTGGCAAAGCTTGGGCGCTATGTTGGCCCGCTCCACGTCAACCCGCCCACGCTAGCCGTGCCTGATAGTCATGGCAAGAACCCGAATGCAGCTCTTCCCTTCAGGTAGTTTTATTCTGCCTCTGTTTTCTTCCACTAAATTGCAGCCACCAATCAGTGATATTTTGTGTGACTAAAACTAACAGAGTTAATTCGCATCTTCCAATTCTGGCCCAGAGGCTGCTCTTGACCAAATTGGATTTACCTTTCATgttcactttgaagatattgttGGCAATTTCAACTTAACTAGCTGCTTCACCTCGCGAATCAAACTGTATGCTCATAGGATTTCTGAGTTAAGCAAATTGATTATTCCAGTCCAAAAATTAGGTTCAGTAATTCTTTGCTCACTAAGCTGCGCGTGGTGCTTCCCTCACCAGCAGCCTTGACCTAGCAAGATCCCGATGAGGCACACACAATccttcttatctttctttggatttgGATTAGGCTAATTTCAGGCTTATCTTGTAGATTGTGAATTCTTTGCACAGTCATTTCTCCAGCTGCTGGTGTTGTACTATACGGGGCATTCCCAGAGTTGAGCGCGAAGTCCTTAATACCCTTATTATCCTAGTGGCTTGGGAAATATTGAAGCACCGAAATGCTCTTGTGTTTGATGGTGATTGGCCTAACATAGAGGTGCTGCTTCATTGGGTTGCCAATGAAGGTGCCCTGTGGTGCTTGGCAGGGGCATCCGCGTTGCATAGGCTTTTGGCTAGGTCGCTCGTCGTAGATCATTAATGAGTTGAGTATTTTCTTTTTGGTCGGGGTTGTATGTACTAGGAGGGTTTAACCTCCCCTCCTTTATATTCtttttcttaatgaaatgacacacaGCTCTCTTgcgttgttcgagaaaaaaaattgctcaatttgtTTGAAGAAAAGCTTTGAACTGAGATGGTTTTTGTGGTTCAATTGAAATAGTAGGATGAATGTGATTAACATTGGATTAGACATTGTGCCACCTTATAGTTGAAGTGGAATCACTTGCTTTTGCATCTCTACAGAAAATATAGAATGCATCCATTGAAGTTTTAATCTTAGAATATCCTTAACCTGCAGCta
It encodes:
- the LOC136472581 gene encoding uncharacterized protein produces the protein MGRVALLICVALLSAAMANGTRPAAGTVGGGAAAPPASPVVATTPTIAGVVRTPPAAAAADSKRKVPNGPDPIHNRRARWGEAPSKRV